One window of the Triticum dicoccoides isolate Atlit2015 ecotype Zavitan chromosome 3B, WEW_v2.0, whole genome shotgun sequence genome contains the following:
- the LOC119281514 gene encoding inorganic pyrophosphatase 1-like: protein MAGVVVVFDFDKTIIDVDSDNWVVDGLGATELFDSLLPTMPWNTLIDTVMGELHAQGRTLPDVADVLRAAPIDPHVVATIRAAHSLGCDLRVLSDANRFFIETVLDHHGLRGCFSEINTNPSRVDADGRLRIAPHHDFHAGPHGCGLGTCPPNMC from the coding sequence ATGGCCGGCGTCGTGGTGGTGTTCGACTTCGACAAGACCATCATCGACGTCGACAGCGACAACTGGGTCGTCGACGGCCTCGGCGCCACGGAGCTCTTCGACAGCCTGCTGCCCACCATGCCGTGGAACACCCTCATCGACACCGTCATGGGGGAGCTGCACGCGCAGGGCAGGACCCTCCCcgacgtcgccgacgtgctccgggCCGCGCCCATCGACCCGCACGTCGTCGCCACCATCCGGGCCGCCCACAGCCTCGGCTGCGACCTCAGGGTCCTCAGCGACGCCAACCGCTTCTTCATCGAGACCGTCCTCGACCACCACGGCCTCCGGGGCTGCTTCTCCGAGATCAACACCAACCCCAGCCGCGTCGACGCCGACGGCCGCCTCCGCATCGCGCCGCACCACGACTTCCACGCCGGCCCGCACGGCTGCGGCCTCGGCACATGCCCGCCCAACATGTGCTAG